The nucleotide window AGTGAAAAAATCCTTGAGGTCGATCCATTTTCCTCTAAGGCATATTCTCGTAAAGCTTGGTGTTTTGAACGGGATAACTCCTTACCAACTTCTGAACGGAACTCCAAAGTTTTGGAAAATGCTAAGAAAGCCTTGGCTTTGGAGCCTGATATAGCCCAACATTACAATACTTTAGCAATGTATTATGGTATCGTTTTGATCCCTGAGTTAGAAATTGAAAATCTTCAAAAAGCAGTTGTATACTCTCTTGATGAAAAAGGAAAATCAACGTACTATAGCAATATAGCTTCAACTTATTCTGGTTGGAATAAATTGGACAGCGCTTATTTGTATATTAACAAAGCGATCGCATTAGATTCAAATAGCACTTTCTCGTGGATGCGAAAAGGAAGCATTTTATTAAAACAGAATTTAAGAAATGACGCACAAATAGCATTTGAAAGGGCCTTAAATTTACCTGAGATGGAAACTGCACTACAGTCCCACTTATACTTCTTTTACGCCTTATTATCAAATTCTCAAAACAAGTTTAAGGTTGCTCACATGTATATTTTAAAAGCACTTGAAATGGATCCAAACAATTTTACATATCAACAACTTTACAAAAAGATTAAGTCAAAATTAAACTAAAATCCTTAAAATTCGCATTGATTAGTTTCAATATATCACCCAACTTTCGCGACAAACAACTCATCCCCATTTTCCAAAAACTCCAGCACGGCAACCGCCTCTCGCTTGAAGATGGACTCGTTCTCTTCAAGACGGACGATCTAATATCGCTCGGCAAGATGGCAAACTTCGTTCAGCAGCAAAAGAGCGGCGATGCTGTGTACTTTGTGCTCAATCAGAAAATTGAGCATACGAATGTTTGTGTTCTCTCGTGCAAGTTCTGCGACTTTGCAAAAAAGAAGGGCGAGCCTGGTGCCTATGAGATGTCCACAGAAGAAATTTTATCTAAGCTTTCTCCTGAAATTAAAGAAGTCCACATCACTGGCGGTATGCCGCCCGATTGGCCCTGGGAAAGATACCTCGAGATCATCTCTTCCATTCATAAGAAATTTCCAGAGACTGATGTCAAAGCTTACACTGCTATTGAAATAGATTTCTTCCACAAAAAATTCAAAATGTCTGTTGAAGAAGTTCTTCGTCAAATGAAGGAGGCGGGATTAAAGACTATGCCCGGCGGCGGTGCTGAAGTTTTTTCAGAACGAGTTCGGCGGCTTCTCTTCAATCAAAAAGTCGGAGAAAAAATTTGGCTTGATGTTCATAAAACCGCTCATCGTATGGGAATCCCAACCAATGCCACAATGCTTTATGGTCATATAGAAACAATTGAAGAGCGTCTCATTCATTTAATAAAACTTCGGGAAGCTCAGGATGAAACCGGTGGATTTCTCACGTTTATTCCGCTTACATTTCAACCAGGAGAAACCGGAATTAAACCACTTGATACATATGGTTCTGCAATAGACGATCTTAAGACGATTGCAATATCCAGATTGATGTTAGATAATTTCCCTCATATCAAAGCGTACTGGGTGATGCTCACCGAAGAAGTTGCAGCCGTTGCGCTAAACTTCGGCGCCGATGACATGGATGGGACTGTCGGCGAAGAACACATTGCTCATGACGCAGGCGCATTGAGTCCGATGAAACTCGCAAAAGAGAATTTAATAAAAATCATTAAGGACGCCGGTAAAATTCCTGTTGAGCGCGATGTGTTTTATAATCCGTTAAAAATTCATGGTGAGAATTTAATTGGAAAAATTCCGTACCTCAATTCAGTTCCAGTTTATCGCTATCTCGATAGCGAGGATTTTAAAATATTACCCGTAACTCCTCGACGGTTGGGAGTGTTGTTCAAACAAGGAACTGTAGTTGCTGGTCTTGTTTCTTTGATGGATTATTTTGATCAGGAAGAAAACTTAGACATTATGAATTGGTGTATCGCAGCTCGCGATCAAGTTCAGAGTGTTTTACTTTTTTCTAAATATGAATGGAAGAATTTAGCCGGTAAAACTATAGGCGTTATTGATGATACTTCGACTTCTGTAAAACTTCTGGAAGTTATATTGAAAGAGAAGTATGGAGTTAGTGCTTCTCTTGAGAGAATGAAGCCAAATGATTATCAAAATTATTCAGCCGTAATATTAATCGGGGATGAGGCTTTAAAAAGTATGAAGTCAGGTATTCCCGGATTTAATTTTAGATACGATTTAGCAACGGAATGGTTCGTTTGGCAAAAGGTGCCTTTCGTCTTTGCCGTTTTTGCGGTGAGTAAAAGTCTTTCTCAGGATTCAAAGAATCTAATTCAATACTCGATAAACGAGTCGTTAACAAATGCAATGAACAATTTAGAAGTAATTGGTTCGAATCATGGGAGAACACTTGGCTATACTTCTAAAGAAACAAAGGAATATCTTGAAGAATTTAATTACGTTCTCGGTGAACGTGAGCGTGAAGCGATTCGAGTGTTTAGAGAGATGGTGGCTAATCTTGAGCAAACGCCAGTAGGTAGTAAATAGTAAGTAGTATGTTAAAGAATATATCTCATAAAATACAAAACAACGAACGGATAACATCCGAGGAAGGTTTGGAACTTCTTCAAAAAGCTCCACTTCTGGATCTCGGAGAGTTGGCTTCAGCGGTGCGTTTTCGGAAAAACCCAAAACCTCAGGTTACGTTTGTTGTGGATACTAATCCAAACTACACTAACATATGCACAGTCGATTGTATTTTCTGCGCCTTTTATCGCCATCCGGGAGAAGAAGGCGAGTACACATTATCTATAGACCACCTCATTCAGCAGTTCAAGGAATCTGCGGAGAAGGGTGTAACTACCGTTCTATTGCAAGGTGGGGTGAATCCGAAGCTTCCGTTTGATTATTATCTTGAGCTTGTTCGTCGGACAAAAAGAGAAGTTCCACAAATTTATCCACACTTTTTTTCTGTCTCTGAAATTGTAGGAATGTCGGAAGTGTCAGATTTACCGACAAGTGAGGTACTTAAACAGTTGTGGGATGCGGGAATGCGTTCACTTCCCGGTGGAGGTGCAGAAATTTTATCCGATAGAGTTAAAAAGAAAATCTCAAATAAAAAAGAAACCGCCGACCAGTGGATTGATGTAATGCGGCAAGCACATAAAATCGGATATAAGTCAACGGCGACAATGATGTACGGACATATCGAAACGGATGAGGAAATTATTGAACACTTAGAAAGAGTCCGCTCGCTTCAGGATGAAATAAGTGGGTTTACTGCATTTATACCTTGGTCGTTCAAACCGGGGAATACACCGCTTGAAAAAATTATTCCACACTATGCGTCTCCAACTCGGTATCTTCAAGTACTTGCTTTGTCGAGAATTTACTTAGATAATTTTCCGCACATACAATCTTCCTGGTTTTCGGAAGGGAAAAAGATCGGTCAGATTTCACTTCACTTCGGTGCGGATGATTTTGGCGGGACGCTGTTAGAAGAAAACGTACACGCTGCTGCAAACTTTGTGAACAAATCCAACACTGAAGAAGTTGTTGATATTATCCGGCAAGCGGGGTTTATTCCAGCACAGCGGACGACGCTGTATGAGATTGTGAAAATATATTGAGGAGTGAAAAGGTGAAGAAGCTACATATATTAGTCATAATATTAATAATTCAATTCTATACTTGTTATTGTCAAGAAAATACCAATATAACATTAAGCAAATTAATATCTCCATTATCGGCCCAGGCACTTCTTGATTCTGGGAAAGGCGTTTTTATTGATGTCAGTTCTTATCAAGATTATTTAGAGTCGCATGCTAAAGGGGCGACGTCATTTTCTATATCACGCATAGAAGAATTTCCTAAAACGTATCCTGACACGAACCAGAATTATATCCTAATAGGTAAAAACGTTTTGGAAGCATTAAATTGTTTAACAAAATGGGGGTATAAAAATATTTACGTTATTAGCAGGAATGATAAATTTGATAACGATTATAATACAACAGAATTTTGGGAAAAAGAAGGTGTCCCAATCGAACGCTGGAATAACACAATAGTTGGAGGAGACACATTTTATGTTTCTGGACTTGAAATATCACGACTGAACAAAGGAATACCTATTAGAATCGCAAGTTTTACCCAGCCAACTATACGAATGTTAGAAATGTACAGAAATATTCTCGAAA belongs to Bacteroidota bacterium and includes:
- the mqnC gene encoding cyclic dehypoxanthinyl futalosine synthase, coding for MLKNISHKIQNNERITSEEGLELLQKAPLLDLGELASAVRFRKNPKPQVTFVVDTNPNYTNICTVDCIFCAFYRHPGEEGEYTLSIDHLIQQFKESAEKGVTTVLLQGGVNPKLPFDYYLELVRRTKREVPQIYPHFFSVSEIVGMSEVSDLPTSEVLKQLWDAGMRSLPGGGAEILSDRVKKKISNKKETADQWIDVMRQAHKIGYKSTATMMYGHIETDEEIIEHLERVRSLQDEISGFTAFIPWSFKPGNTPLEKIIPHYASPTRYLQVLALSRIYLDNFPHIQSSWFSEGKKIGQISLHFGADDFGGTLLEENVHAAANFVNKSNTEEVVDIIRQAGFIPAQRTTLYEIVKIY
- a CDS encoding rhodanese-like domain-containing protein gives rise to the protein MKKLHILVIILIIQFYTCYCQENTNITLSKLISPLSAQALLDSGKGVFIDVSSYQDYLESHAKGATSFSISRIEEFPKTYPDTNQNYILIGKNVLEALNCLTKWGYKNIYVISRNDKFDNDYNTTEFWEKEGVPIERWNNTIVGGDTFYVSGLEISRLNKGIPIRIASFTQPTIRMLEMYRNILETHFDDRDDEKIDLFKEISGVSYGQFQKFKYKFSVIDFIVV
- a CDS encoding menaquinone biosynthesis protein, translating into MFYNPLKIHGENLIGKIPYLNSVPVYRYLDSEDFKILPVTPRRLGVLFKQGTVVAGLVSLMDYFDQEENLDIMNWCIAARDQVQSVLLFSKYEWKNLAGKTIGVIDDTSTSVKLLEVILKEKYGVSASLERMKPNDYQNYSAVILIGDEALKSMKSGIPGFNFRYDLATEWFVWQKVPFVFAVFAVSKSLSQDSKNLIQYSINESLTNAMNNLEVIGSNHGRTLGYTSKETKEYLEEFNYVLGEREREAIRVFREMVANLEQTPVGSK